The following coding sequences lie in one Caldilineales bacterium genomic window:
- a CDS encoding transglycosylase domain-containing protein, with protein sequence MNRSSRTFILRRQRRRFGRYHTPSRNLIASIIGIALLVVVGSTAAGAATAAAVAGGVYYYFTRDLPDPTAIVTEQESFETVKIYDRTGEHLLYESIDPRPFRGDRTYVALAEISPHLINATVALEDRSFWDNPGVNLRGLARALIQNIQGGGVQGASSITQQLIKNVLIDPELRYQRSYTRKIKEALTALEITRHYSKEQILEWYLNNNFYGNFSYGIESAAHVYFDKPASDLNLSEAAMLAALPQYPGLNPFQAPADAKRRQGKVLQAMADAGYITQAEADAAFAQELKVRESALEKFENDTAPHFALAVLDELKNRYNTPEDPYYIWRNGLIVRTTLDVNMQHEVTCIARQRIAHVNNQNPTLPGCTKLEPAAGLKVRKEGDPPVSNAAAVVMRTDTGEILAMLGSLDYNNKDIDGEVNIALAERQPGSAFKPITYATGFSQGLTAATVVMDVRQVFPDAVEPYAPENYDRKYHGPVNLRTALQRSYNIPAVWVMNQVGVKRVVEMAHRLGITSLNKDYYGLSLTLGGGEIKLIDLTYVFATLANLGEMAGEVVPIERLRPGYRTLDPVSILEVKDKDGQTVYAFAGPQRNRVVSPQLAYLTVDVLSDPRPRPAAFGQYSDLLTLPDRRLIAKTGTTNDYRDSWTLAASPQIAAGVWVGNADNTPMDRISGSVGAAPILHDIMLYAHRQLPVVDWQEPEGMTRATVCSDSGLRPTDLCGRRHSELFIAGTEPKDYDTTWQVFEINTATGQLADATTPPELIERRVYPVYPAIANDWVREQVEAGALQQPPRPEASLSGPVFTNDEVAIASPTPFSYTHGLVDVLGNARSGDFRLYQLHFGAGFEPGAWQQVGPDHYNQIDKSSLEIWDTTGLNGPHTLRLSVIENSGNVRQVNVPVTIDNTPPTIVLTNPENGRAYVMEDEEWVNLNALATDDWSMDKVVFLVDSSPVITTTVAPYAGKWTMTMIDRPPSTGTIAPNDPSRLTFTDPETGFGIIHDSKGYTETHVIKAIGYDSAGNKTESESIRIFVQHKKDKGPKPRAQANLPEHVLLPVKREA encoded by the coding sequence ATGAACCGCTCCTCCCGCACTTTCATCCTCCGCCGTCAGCGACGGCGTTTTGGCCGCTACCACACCCCCAGCCGCAACCTCATCGCCTCGATCATCGGCATCGCCCTGCTGGTGGTGGTGGGAAGCACTGCGGCCGGGGCGGCCACGGCGGCCGCCGTGGCCGGCGGCGTGTACTACTACTTCACCCGCGACCTGCCCGACCCCACCGCCATCGTCACCGAGCAGGAGAGCTTCGAGACGGTCAAGATCTACGACCGCACGGGCGAGCACCTGCTGTACGAATCCATCGACCCCCGCCCCTTTCGCGGCGACCGCACCTATGTGGCCCTGGCCGAGATCAGCCCGCATCTGATCAATGCCACCGTCGCCCTCGAAGACCGCTCGTTCTGGGACAATCCCGGCGTCAATCTGCGCGGTCTGGCCCGCGCCCTCATCCAGAATATCCAGGGCGGGGGTGTGCAGGGCGCTTCGAGCATCACGCAGCAGTTGATCAAGAATGTTCTGATCGACCCGGAGCTGCGCTACCAGCGATCCTATACGCGCAAGATCAAAGAAGCGTTGACGGCGCTGGAAATCACGCGCCACTACAGCAAAGAACAGATCCTGGAGTGGTATCTCAACAATAACTTCTACGGCAATTTCAGCTATGGCATCGAATCCGCCGCCCATGTCTATTTCGACAAGCCCGCCAGCGACCTGAACCTGTCCGAAGCCGCCATGCTGGCCGCCCTGCCCCAGTATCCCGGCCTCAACCCTTTCCAGGCGCCCGCAGACGCCAAACGACGGCAGGGCAAGGTGCTGCAAGCCATGGCCGACGCCGGCTATATCACCCAGGCTGAGGCCGACGCTGCCTTTGCCCAGGAACTGAAGGTGCGCGAGTCGGCCCTGGAGAAATTCGAGAACGACACCGCCCCCCACTTCGCCCTGGCGGTGCTGGACGAACTCAAGAACCGCTACAACACGCCGGAAGACCCGTACTACATCTGGCGCAACGGCCTGATCGTGCGCACGACGCTGGATGTGAATATGCAGCACGAGGTCACCTGCATCGCCCGCCAGCGCATCGCCCATGTCAACAACCAGAACCCCACCCTGCCCGGCTGCACCAAACTGGAGCCGGCTGCGGGCCTGAAGGTGCGCAAGGAGGGCGACCCTCCGGTTTCGAATGCGGCAGCGGTGGTGATGCGCACCGACACCGGCGAGATCCTGGCCATGCTCGGCTCGCTGGACTATAACAACAAGGACATCGACGGCGAAGTGAACATCGCCCTGGCCGAACGACAGCCCGGCTCAGCCTTCAAGCCCATTACCTATGCCACCGGTTTCAGCCAGGGCCTCACCGCAGCCACCGTGGTCATGGATGTGCGCCAGGTCTTCCCGGATGCAGTCGAACCCTACGCGCCGGAAAACTACGACCGCAAATACCACGGCCCCGTCAACCTGCGCACGGCCTTGCAGCGTTCCTACAACATCCCGGCGGTGTGGGTGATGAACCAGGTGGGGGTGAAGCGAGTGGTCGAGATGGCCCACCGCCTGGGCATCACCAGCCTGAACAAGGACTACTACGGCCTCAGCCTGACGTTGGGCGGGGGCGAGATCAAGCTGATCGATCTGACCTATGTTTTTGCCACCCTCGCCAACCTGGGCGAGATGGCCGGCGAAGTGGTCCCGATCGAACGGCTGCGCCCCGGCTATCGCACCCTCGACCCGGTTTCCATCCTGGAAGTCAAAGACAAGGACGGCCAGACCGTGTATGCCTTCGCCGGTCCGCAGCGAAATCGCGTCGTCAGCCCGCAGTTGGCCTATCTGACGGTGGATGTGCTTAGCGACCCCAGGCCGCGCCCGGCTGCCTTCGGCCAGTATTCCGATCTGCTCACCCTGCCCGACCGTCGCCTCATCGCCAAGACGGGCACCACCAACGACTATCGCGACAGCTGGACCCTGGCCGCCAGCCCGCAGATCGCTGCCGGCGTGTGGGTGGGCAACGCCGACAACACACCCATGGACCGTATTTCCGGTTCGGTCGGAGCGGCGCCCATCCTGCACGACATCATGCTCTATGCTCACCGCCAGCTGCCGGTGGTGGACTGGCAGGAGCCGGAGGGTATGACCCGCGCCACCGTCTGTTCGGACAGCGGCCTGCGCCCGACCGACCTCTGCGGCCGTCGCCACTCCGAATTGTTCATCGCTGGCACCGAGCCGAAAGACTACGACACCACCTGGCAGGTCTTCGAGATCAACACTGCCACCGGGCAATTGGCCGACGCCACCACCCCACCGGAGTTGATCGAGCGCCGAGTCTACCCGGTCTACCCGGCCATTGCCAACGACTGGGTGCGCGAGCAGGTGGAAGCCGGCGCGCTCCAGCAGCCGCCGCGCCCCGAAGCCTCGTTGTCAGGGCCGGTGTTCACCAACGATGAGGTGGCCATCGCCTCGCCCACCCCCTTCAGCTACACGCACGGGCTGGTGGATGTGCTGGGCAATGCCCGCAGCGGCGATTTCCGGCTGTATCAGCTACACTTCGGGGCCGGATTCGAGCCGGGCGCCTGGCAGCAGGTCGGCCCCGACCACTACAACCAGATCGACAAGTCCAGCCTGGAGATCTGGGACACGACCGGACTCAACGGCCCGCACACCCTGCGCCTGAGCGTGATCGAGAACAGCGGCAATGTGCGCCAGGTGAACGTACCGGTCACGATCGACAACACCCCCCCCACCATCGTCCTCACCAACCCCGAAAACGGACGCGCGTATGTGATGGAGGATGAGGAATGGGTGAACCTGAATGCCCTGGCGACGGATGACTGGTCGATGGACAAAGTCGTCTTTCTGGTGGACAGCAGCCCGGTGATCACCACCACCGTGGCCCCCTATGCGGGCAAGTGGACGATGACGATGATCGACCGGCCCCCGTCCACGGGCACGATCGCACCCAACGACCCCAGCCGCCTCACCTTCACCGACCCCGAAACCGGCTTTGGCATCATCCACGACAGCAAGGGCTACACCGAGACGCACGTGATCAAAGCCATCGGCTACGACAGCGCCGGCAACAAGACCGAGAGCGAGTCGATCCGCATTTTCGTCCAACACAAGAAGGACAAAGGCCCCAAACCCCGCGCCCAAGCCAACCTGCCCGAACATGTGCTGCTGCCCGTGAAACGTGAGGCGTGA
- a CDS encoding (Fe-S)-binding protein, producing the protein MLTPIEKFIFFFALIATIYNGYWAFRKVYEVIRRGQGDVDDANIVRRVIEAGLNWLFLRPTWKVRRWSSVFHALIAWGFTFYFLVNFGDVVEGYFPITFLGKGWIGNIYRLLADILSVGVLVGMVYFLLRRFVFDAPVLKFRQNVKLLDRVREGGVRRDSLIVGLFILFHVGFRFLGQSFALANEGADLFQPFATTLSNLWLGWSETALITAEHVAWWVALGLILAFVPYFPYTKHIHLIMSGVNFLARPKRTSLGTLEPIDFNDEAVEQFGVANLEQLPWKHILDAYACIMCNRCQDACPAYATGKELSPAALEVNKRYYINANVDALAGGQASPNRMLDFALSESALWACTACGACVEVCPVGNEPMFDILYMRRNQVLMDSEFPEQLQTAFTGMERAGNPWKMSRSDRMKWAAGLDIPTIDDNPNPDILWWVGCAPAYDMRAQATAKAFAKVLKAAGVNFAVLGSLENCTGDAARRAGNEALFFEMATQNIETLNEVKPKRIVATCPHCLHTLGKEYYQYGGQYNVIHHTELIAELMAEGKLKPGAWQDGKVTYHDPCYLGRHNGVFDAPRSVLELTTGPIIELERSRSKSFCCGAGGAQMWKEEEHGAEAVNVNRYNEAAATGAGTIAVGCPFCLTMLTDASKQAGEGALQVKDIAELVAEALS; encoded by the coding sequence ATGCTCACGCCCATCGAAAAATTCATCTTTTTCTTTGCCCTCATCGCCACCATTTATAACGGCTATTGGGCGTTTCGCAAGGTCTACGAGGTGATCCGCCGCGGTCAGGGGGATGTGGATGACGCCAACATCGTCCGCCGGGTCATCGAGGCGGGTCTCAACTGGCTGTTCCTGCGCCCCACCTGGAAGGTGCGCCGCTGGTCGAGCGTGTTCCACGCCCTCATCGCCTGGGGCTTCACTTTCTACTTCCTGGTCAACTTCGGCGATGTGGTGGAGGGCTATTTCCCCATCACGTTCCTGGGCAAAGGCTGGATTGGGAACATCTACCGGCTGCTGGCGGACATTCTCAGCGTGGGTGTGTTGGTGGGGATGGTCTACTTCTTGCTGCGGCGTTTTGTCTTCGACGCCCCGGTTCTGAAATTCCGCCAGAACGTGAAGCTTCTGGATCGGGTGAGAGAAGGCGGGGTTCGCCGCGATTCGCTCATCGTCGGGCTGTTCATCCTCTTCCATGTTGGCTTCCGCTTCCTGGGCCAGAGTTTTGCCCTGGCCAACGAGGGCGCCGACCTCTTCCAACCCTTCGCCACCACTCTCAGTAATCTCTGGCTGGGGTGGTCCGAGACGGCGCTGATCACGGCCGAGCATGTGGCCTGGTGGGTGGCGCTCGGTCTCATTCTGGCTTTCGTCCCCTATTTCCCCTACACCAAACACATCCACCTGATCATGTCGGGTGTGAACTTCCTGGCCAGACCCAAGCGCACCTCGTTGGGCACGCTGGAGCCGATCGATTTCAACGACGAAGCGGTGGAGCAGTTCGGCGTCGCCAACCTGGAGCAATTGCCCTGGAAGCACATCCTCGATGCCTATGCCTGCATCATGTGCAACCGCTGCCAGGATGCCTGCCCCGCCTATGCCACCGGCAAAGAGCTTTCCCCGGCCGCCCTCGAAGTCAACAAGCGTTATTACATCAATGCCAACGTCGACGCCCTGGCCGGCGGGCAGGCTTCGCCCAACCGTATGCTCGATTTTGCCCTCAGCGAGTCGGCGTTGTGGGCTTGCACCGCCTGTGGGGCCTGCGTCGAAGTCTGTCCGGTGGGCAACGAGCCGATGTTCGACATCCTCTACATGCGTCGCAACCAGGTGCTGATGGACAGCGAGTTCCCAGAGCAGTTGCAGACGGCCTTCACCGGCATGGAGCGCGCCGGCAACCCCTGGAAGATGAGCCGCTCCGACCGCATGAAGTGGGCCGCCGGCCTCGACATCCCCACCATCGACGACAACCCCAACCCCGACATCCTCTGGTGGGTGGGCTGCGCCCCGGCCTATGACATGCGGGCGCAGGCCACGGCCAAGGCTTTCGCCAAAGTCCTCAAAGCGGCAGGCGTCAACTTCGCCGTCCTGGGCAGCCTAGAAAACTGCACCGGCGACGCCGCCCGCCGCGCCGGCAACGAAGCCCTGTTCTTCGAGATGGCAACGCAGAATATCGAAACCCTGAACGAGGTCAAGCCCAAACGCATCGTCGCCACCTGTCCGCACTGCCTGCACACGCTGGGCAAGGAATATTACCAGTACGGCGGTCAGTACAACGTCATCCACCACACGGAATTGATCGCCGAGCTGATGGCCGAGGGCAAGCTCAAGCCCGGCGCCTGGCAGGATGGCAAGGTCACGTATCACGATCCCTGCTACCTGGGCCGGCACAACGGCGTCTTCGACGCCCCGCGCTCGGTGCTGGAACTGACCACCGGCCCGATCATCGAGTTGGAACGCAGCCGCAGCAAGTCGTTCTGCTGCGGCGCTGGCGGCGCCCAGATGTGGAAAGAGGAGGAGCACGGCGCCGAAGCCGTGAATGTCAATCGCTACAACGAAGCCGCCGCCACCGGCGCCGGCACCATCGCCGTCGGCTGCCCCTTCTGCCTGACCATGCTGACCGACGCCTCGAAACAGGCGGGCGAAGGCGCCCTGCAAGTGAAGGATATTGCCGAGTTGGTGGCTGAGGCGTTGTCATGA
- a CDS encoding glycosyltransferase family 2 protein — protein sequence MTSAPDPIRPLLSLLIPAYNEEKRLPASLDKILAWRETVPYDVEIVIIENGSSDATTAVAEAYAASHPNLRLLHSPKGKGAAVRAGMLNGRGDYLFICDSDLSMPIEEVEKFLPPRLTGFDVAIGSREAPGAVRYNEPTYRHIMGRVFNLIVRVLAIPGFQDTQCGFKMFRRETALNVFSRQRVTGWTFDVEALYLAIADGARVVEVPIHWYFNPDSRVEAVRDTWNMFWDVLRIRIDAWRGLYDLPRSPGSPAIS from the coding sequence ATGACTTCCGCACCCGACCCCATCCGACCGCTCCTCAGCCTTCTCATCCCGGCCTACAACGAAGAGAAGCGCCTGCCCGCCTCGCTCGACAAAATCCTGGCCTGGCGAGAGACGGTTCCCTATGATGTCGAGATCGTCATCATCGAAAACGGCAGCAGCGACGCCACCACCGCCGTCGCCGAAGCCTACGCTGCCTCGCACCCCAACCTGCGCCTCTTGCACAGCCCCAAAGGCAAAGGCGCAGCCGTGCGCGCCGGCATGTTGAACGGACGCGGCGACTACTTGTTCATCTGCGATTCCGACCTCTCCATGCCGATCGAAGAAGTGGAAAAATTCCTGCCGCCGCGCCTGACGGGTTTTGATGTCGCCATCGGCAGCCGCGAGGCGCCCGGCGCCGTTCGCTACAACGAGCCGACCTACCGACACATCATGGGCCGGGTCTTCAACCTCATCGTCCGCGTCCTCGCCATCCCCGGTTTCCAGGACACCCAATGCGGCTTCAAGATGTTCCGTCGCGAGACGGCGCTCAACGTCTTCTCCCGCCAGCGCGTCACCGGCTGGACGTTCGATGTCGAAGCCCTGTATCTCGCCATTGCCGACGGCGCCCGCGTCGTCGAGGTGCCCATCCATTGGTACTTCAACCCCGACAGCCGCGTCGAAGCCGTGCGCGACACCTGGAACATGTTCTGGGATGTGCTCCGCATCCGCATCGACGCCTGGCGCGGCCTCTATGACCTCCCCCGCTCCCCCGGCTCCCCGGCCATTTCCTGA
- a CDS encoding DUF1648 domain-containing protein — MAFRPLFSRDRLYAIFVLLGLAALTLLLAEQMVAARPVGPKTVIFLALLLPVFTLTLLLAWRVWQLFGLDYWLDRDALRIHWAGDLITLPLDRITAIRRGQQTDPPPDAPRPNQVAGGRIDRDGRIGERNAIPPRPNWLRWPLGWVEPRRVDSPRAIYATQAPADCLVVVMADCTYLISPADPAAFLAAFHTRRQLGPLRALPETVEPSALHEHWLRRDRVAQFLLAGSLLAGLLLLGYFLWRYPTLPDQTPLHFDARGLVDRIGPRRALMLLPSVALLIWFFNVVIGFVFYERRPLAAYLLWGNALAVQIAGLLIGRNLFQLMS, encoded by the coding sequence GTGGCATTCCGACCTCTCTTCAGCCGCGACCGTCTCTACGCCATCTTTGTCCTGCTTGGACTGGCGGCGCTGACCCTTCTCCTGGCCGAGCAGATGGTGGCAGCGCGACCGGTTGGCCCCAAGACGGTCATCTTCCTGGCCCTGCTGCTGCCGGTCTTCACCCTCACCCTCCTCCTGGCCTGGCGCGTCTGGCAGCTCTTTGGCCTGGATTACTGGCTCGACCGCGACGCCCTCCGCATCCACTGGGCGGGCGACCTCATCACCCTCCCCCTCGACCGCATCACCGCCATCAGGCGCGGCCAACAAACCGATCCCCCTCCCGACGCCCCTCGCCCCAACCAGGTGGCAGGTGGGCGGATTGACCGGGATGGGCGGATCGGGGAGCGCAATGCCATCCCCCCTCGCCCCAACTGGCTGCGCTGGCCTCTGGGCTGGGTGGAACCGCGGCGGGTGGACAGCCCCCGCGCCATCTATGCCACGCAGGCTCCGGCCGATTGTCTGGTTGTGGTCATGGCCGACTGCACCTACCTGATCTCGCCCGCCGATCCCGCCGCCTTTCTCGCCGCCTTTCACACCCGCCGCCAACTCGGCCCCCTGCGCGCCCTGCCCGAAACGGTCGAGCCTTCGGCCCTGCACGAACATTGGCTCCGGCGCGACCGCGTCGCTCAGTTCCTGCTCGCCGGCAGCCTCCTGGCCGGCCTCCTCTTGCTTGGCTACTTCCTCTGGCGCTACCCCACCCTGCCCGACCAGACGCCCCTGCATTTCGATGCCCGCGGCCTGGTCGATCGCATTGGCCCTCGCCGCGCCCTCATGCTGTTGCCGTCCGTCGCCCTGCTGATCTGGTTCTTCAATGTCGTGATTGGCTTTGTCTTCTACGAACGCCGGCCACTGGCTGCCTATCTGCTGTGGGGCAATGCCCTGGCCGTCCAGATCGCCGGCCTGCTGATCGGCCGCAACCTGTTTCAGCTGATGAGCTGA
- a CDS encoding tetratricopeptide repeat protein, with protein MTSSTPPTTHYPPLDAILGQAQQDEKAARKALRHLAPTLPDEAPVQLALGLTYLSFEQPRDALRALKRAVELAPGDILARYHLGTVQTDSGLLPQGEENLRLAAAAEPENADYQAALGFNFYKANKQTEAIKALESAAAAGSEDGDVFASLGYLYYFGKRLADGRDAFGRAIALKPDYAEVYNNRGYLGILLGDLATAQTDLAACLSLDADFLRARYNQALATWLQGDHDAAKERYRLARLQDRGDAELRQHLDDFDEISAAWPADASLKELRLDLAVAKKAGRR; from the coding sequence ATGACCTCCTCCACCCCTCCTACCACCCACTACCCCCCCCTCGACGCCATCCTCGGCCAGGCTCAGCAGGACGAAAAAGCCGCGCGCAAGGCCCTCCGCCATCTGGCCCCCACCCTGCCCGACGAGGCCCCCGTCCAGCTGGCCTTGGGCCTGACCTACCTCAGCTTCGAGCAACCGCGCGACGCCCTGCGCGCTCTCAAGCGGGCGGTCGAACTCGCCCCCGGCGACATCCTGGCCCGCTACCACCTGGGCACGGTGCAGACCGACAGCGGCCTGCTGCCCCAGGGCGAGGAAAACCTGCGTCTGGCCGCCGCCGCCGAGCCGGAAAACGCCGACTATCAGGCTGCCCTGGGCTTCAACTTCTACAAGGCCAACAAGCAGACCGAGGCGATCAAGGCCCTGGAGTCTGCAGCGGCGGCGGGGAGCGAGGACGGCGATGTCTTCGCCTCGCTCGGCTATCTCTACTACTTTGGCAAACGCCTGGCGGACGGGCGCGACGCCTTTGGCCGCGCCATCGCCCTCAAACCCGACTACGCCGAAGTCTACAACAACCGCGGCTACCTGGGCATCCTCCTCGGCGACCTGGCCACCGCCCAGACCGACCTGGCCGCCTGTCTTTCGCTGGACGCCGATTTCCTGCGGGCGCGCTACAATCAGGCGCTGGCAACTTGGCTACAGGGCGACCATGACGCCGCCAAAGAGCGCTACCGCCTTGCCCGTCTGCAAGACCGCGGCGACGCCGAACTCCGCCAACATCTCGACGATTTCGATGAAATCAGCGCCGCCTGGCCGGCCGACGCCAGCCTGAAGGAACTCCGGCTCGATCTGGCCGTCGCCAAAAAGGCAGGCCGGCGATGA
- a CDS encoding DUF92 domain-containing protein → MTLPLRLLLGLALAALIGWLSLKRGALSRSGAAGAALIGGLVFGLGGVVWGLVLIAFFLSSSLLSAFRRRAKAQVVREFAKGERRDLAQTLANGGLAALFAAGAGIVTPDSRWYPICFLAFLGALSAATADTWATEIGILSAQPPRLITTGRPAPAGASGGVTPLGLAASLAGGTFIGFCAYLLLILTSAPASWLLPAIGAIAGFIGAAFDSLLGATWQAAYYCPTCAKTTEQTVHHCGAPTRLVRGRRWLDNDLVNTFATLAGALVAVGLSAFLSSA, encoded by the coding sequence ATGACCCTCCCCCTCCGCCTTCTCCTCGGCCTGGCGCTGGCGGCCCTCATCGGCTGGCTGAGCCTGAAGCGCGGGGCCTTGAGCCGTAGCGGCGCCGCCGGGGCTGCGCTCATCGGCGGCCTGGTCTTCGGCTTGGGCGGCGTGGTCTGGGGCCTGGTTCTGATCGCCTTCTTCCTCAGCAGCAGCCTGCTCTCCGCCTTTCGCCGTCGGGCCAAAGCACAGGTTGTCCGCGAATTTGCCAAAGGCGAGCGTCGCGACCTGGCTCAGACCCTGGCCAACGGCGGCCTGGCGGCCCTTTTCGCCGCTGGCGCCGGAATTGTCACTCCCGACAGCCGCTGGTATCCTATTTGCTTCCTGGCCTTTCTCGGCGCCCTCAGCGCGGCCACGGCCGACACCTGGGCCACCGAGATTGGCATCCTCTCGGCCCAACCGCCGCGGCTGATCACCACCGGCCGCCCGGCCCCGGCCGGCGCTTCGGGCGGCGTGACGCCATTAGGCCTCGCGGCCAGCCTGGCGGGTGGAACCTTCATCGGCTTTTGCGCCTACCTTCTCCTCATTCTCACCTCTGCCCCCGCTTCCTGGCTGCTTCCGGCCATCGGCGCCATCGCCGGCTTCATCGGCGCCGCCTTCGATTCCCTCCTGGGAGCAACCTGGCAAGCCGCCTACTACTGCCCCACCTGCGCCAAGACCACCGAACAAACCGTCCACCATTGCGGCGCCCCCACCCGCCTGGTGCGCGGCCGGAGATGGCTCGATAACGACCTCGTCAACACCTTTGCCACCCTGGCCGGCGCACTCGTTGCCGTTGGCCTGAGCGCCTTCCTCTCTTCTGCATGA
- the surE gene encoding 5'/3'-nucleotidase SurE: MPHILVTNDDGVEAPGLLALAQALRGLGQVTVFAPNHNWSVAGHSKTMHKPLRAWPVTLEDGSEALTSDGAPSDCVALAALGLVKTGIDLVVSGINTTPNLGYDVTYSGTVAAAMEAAISGWPGIAVSLDYDDAGGGVRHWHTAAASAVVIAGWVLRRGLPANTLLNVNVPNLPLAAIKGYRATRLGQRVYRDVLVERTDPRGAPYYWIGGDPPTGLQEAGTDLEALSHGYVSVTPLHMDMTHRPLLDAISLDVSGL; the protein is encoded by the coding sequence ATGCCCCACATCCTTGTCACCAACGATGACGGCGTCGAAGCGCCCGGACTCCTGGCCCTGGCGCAGGCCCTGCGCGGCCTGGGGCAGGTGACCGTCTTCGCTCCCAACCACAACTGGTCGGTGGCCGGCCACAGCAAAACCATGCACAAGCCCTTGCGCGCCTGGCCTGTCACCCTCGAAGATGGCTCCGAAGCCCTGACCTCGGACGGCGCCCCCTCCGATTGCGTGGCCCTGGCCGCCCTGGGCCTCGTCAAGACCGGGATCGATCTGGTGGTCTCTGGCATCAACACCACGCCCAACCTCGGCTACGATGTCACCTATTCGGGCACGGTGGCGGCGGCGATGGAGGCGGCCATCAGCGGCTGGCCGGGCATCGCCGTTTCGCTCGACTATGATGATGCTGGTGGCGGCGTTCGCCATTGGCACACTGCCGCCGCCAGCGCCGTTGTCATCGCCGGCTGGGTGTTGCGCCGCGGCCTGCCTGCCAACACCCTGCTCAATGTCAACGTCCCCAACCTGCCCCTGGCCGCGATCAAAGGCTATCGCGCCACCCGGCTGGGACAGCGCGTCTACCGCGATGTGCTCGTCGAGCGAACCGATCCCCGCGGCGCGCCCTACTACTGGATCGGCGGCGACCCACCCACCGGCCTGCAAGAAGCCGGCACCGACCTGGAAGCGCTCAGCCACGGCTACGTTTCGGTCACGCCCCTGCACATGGACATGACCCACCGCCCCTTGCTCGACGCCATCAGCCTCGACGTTTCTGGACTCTGA